Proteins encoded together in one Streptomyces sp. B1I3 window:
- the pgm gene encoding phosphoglucomutase (alpha-D-glucose-1,6-bisphosphate-dependent) produces MVHERAGKPAQPGDLVDVARLVTAYYAVHPDPAEPAQRVAFGTSGHRGSALAAAFNEDHIAATTQAICEYRAQQGTDGPLFLGADTHALSEPARITAVEVLAANGATVLIDTDDGYTPTPAVSHAILTHNRGRTGGLADGIVVTPSHNPPADGGFKYNPPHGGPAGSDATSWIQDRANALIEGGLKEVRRIPYARALAAATTGRHDFLTGYVDDLPAVLDLDAVRDAGIRIGADPLGGASVAYWGRIAERHRLDLTVVNPLADPTWRFMTLDWDGKIRMDCSSPYAMASLIEQRDAYTIATGNDADADRHGIVTPDGGLMNPNHYLAVAIRYLYSHRENWPAGTGIGKTLVSSSMIDRVAADLGRQLVEVPVGFKWFVDGLFGGTLGFGGEESAGASFLRRDGRVWTTDKDGILLALLASEITAVTGSTPSQHYGELTARFGDPAYARVDAPATREQKAVLARLSPEQVTADTLAGEPITAVLTEAPGNGAAIGGLKVCTDSAWFAARPSGTEDVYKVYAESFQGAEHLTRVQDEARALVSEALGATD; encoded by the coding sequence ATGGTTCACGAACGGGCCGGCAAGCCGGCGCAGCCCGGAGACCTGGTCGACGTGGCACGGCTGGTGACGGCCTACTACGCCGTCCACCCGGATCCGGCCGAGCCCGCCCAGCGCGTGGCCTTCGGCACGTCGGGGCACCGCGGATCGGCCCTGGCGGCGGCCTTCAACGAGGACCACATCGCCGCCACCACGCAGGCCATCTGCGAATACCGGGCGCAGCAGGGCACCGACGGGCCGCTGTTCCTCGGCGCCGACACCCACGCGCTGTCCGAACCCGCCCGGATCACCGCGGTGGAGGTGCTCGCCGCCAACGGGGCCACCGTCCTCATCGACACGGACGACGGCTACACACCCACCCCCGCCGTCTCCCACGCCATCCTGACCCACAACAGGGGCCGCACCGGTGGCCTCGCCGACGGCATCGTGGTCACCCCCTCGCACAACCCGCCCGCCGACGGCGGTTTCAAGTACAACCCCCCGCACGGCGGCCCCGCCGGTTCGGACGCCACCTCCTGGATCCAGGACCGCGCCAACGCCCTGATCGAGGGCGGCCTGAAGGAGGTCCGGCGGATCCCCTACGCCCGGGCGCTGGCCGCCGCCACCACCGGGCGGCACGACTTCCTGACCGGGTACGTCGACGACCTGCCGGCCGTCCTGGACCTGGACGCCGTACGTGACGCAGGCATCCGGATCGGAGCCGACCCGCTCGGCGGGGCCTCGGTCGCCTACTGGGGCCGCATCGCCGAGCGCCACCGGCTCGACCTCACCGTCGTCAATCCGCTCGCCGATCCGACCTGGCGGTTCATGACGCTGGACTGGGACGGGAAGATCCGGATGGACTGCTCCTCGCCCTATGCCATGGCGTCGCTGATCGAGCAGCGCGACGCGTACACCATCGCCACCGGCAACGACGCGGACGCCGACCGGCACGGCATCGTCACGCCGGACGGCGGGCTGATGAACCCGAACCACTACCTGGCCGTGGCCATCCGGTACCTCTACTCCCACCGCGAGAACTGGCCGGCCGGCACCGGCATCGGCAAGACCCTCGTCTCCTCCTCGATGATCGACCGGGTCGCCGCAGACCTCGGGCGGCAACTGGTAGAGGTTCCGGTGGGCTTCAAGTGGTTCGTCGACGGGCTGTTCGGCGGCACCCTGGGCTTCGGCGGCGAGGAATCCGCAGGGGCGTCCTTCCTGCGCCGGGACGGCCGGGTGTGGACCACCGACAAGGACGGCATCCTGCTGGCTCTGCTGGCCTCGGAGATCACGGCGGTCACCGGGTCCACACCCTCCCAGCACTACGGCGAACTGACGGCCCGTTTCGGCGACCCGGCCTACGCGAGGGTCGACGCCCCCGCGACCCGCGAACAGAAGGCCGTACTGGCCCGGCTCTCCCCTGAGCAGGTCACCGCGGACACACTGGCGGGCGAGCCCATCACCGCCGTACTCACCGAGGCGCCGGGCAACGGCGCGGCCATCGGCGGGCTCAAGGTCTGCACCGACAGCGCCTGGTTCGCGGCCCGTCCCTCGGGCACGGAGGACGTCTACAAGGTGTATGCGGAGAGCTTCCAGGGCGCCGAGCACCTCACGAGGGTGCAGGACGAGGCCCGCGCCCTGGTGTCCGAGGCGCTGGGCGCCACCGACTGA
- a CDS encoding O-antigen ligase, protein MTSTLTTPLPAAAARSASGSGALSPSPLRRRDDWPLLPVLATVLLLAVPAGGAVAGTVYGVPAADLLSGVAVLVCLGCLLFLRARPLTPTAAAVLGLPAVGLALATVTAADPVAALPGFVRYLQIFVLVPACVLLLVRDARGFRTVTGTLVLLALAQGATGVHQYATGSGASYMGEEIRAVGTFGPGDVMGMATVVGYGLLAAAACAIGAPKGAPRWLRPCALAAAVLLVVPLALSFSRGAWIATAAGAAAVLVLTGLRQAVRALAVLSAAGVVLVGGCGVGSEMISQRLTSITEVTSAPDRSVNDRYTMWAAAVGMWREHPVAGVGLKGFPAHRDGHASIALSSGSDTAGAGQTFRKQPLLSPHNMYLLVLGEQGLIGFTALVGSWAALLVGGVRRLVLARARGSAAVDCGLAAVGLMTWQAVDFVYADIGGPSTVLTGIVLGLAAWWALAAPERTSAA, encoded by the coding sequence GTGACCTCCACCCTCACCACCCCGCTCCCGGCCGCCGCCGCACGTTCCGCCTCCGGCTCCGGTGCGCTGTCCCCGTCCCCGCTCCGCCGGCGGGACGATTGGCCGCTGCTCCCCGTGCTCGCGACCGTACTGCTCCTGGCCGTCCCGGCCGGCGGGGCGGTGGCCGGGACCGTGTACGGCGTCCCCGCGGCGGACCTGCTCTCAGGGGTGGCGGTGCTCGTCTGCCTGGGGTGCCTGCTGTTCCTGCGGGCCCGTCCGCTCACCCCCACGGCGGCGGCCGTGCTCGGCCTGCCGGCCGTGGGCCTCGCCCTGGCCACGGTCACCGCCGCCGACCCGGTGGCCGCGCTGCCGGGGTTCGTGCGCTACCTGCAGATCTTCGTCCTCGTGCCGGCCTGCGTCCTCCTCCTGGTGCGGGACGCCAGGGGCTTCCGGACCGTCACCGGCACACTCGTGCTGCTCGCGCTCGCCCAGGGAGCCACCGGCGTCCATCAGTACGCCACCGGCTCCGGTGCCTCCTACATGGGTGAGGAGATCCGGGCCGTCGGCACGTTCGGCCCCGGCGACGTGATGGGGATGGCCACGGTGGTGGGCTACGGACTGCTCGCGGCGGCCGCCTGCGCGATCGGCGCCCCCAAGGGCGCACCACGGTGGCTGAGGCCCTGTGCCCTCGCGGCCGCCGTCCTGCTGGTCGTTCCGCTCGCGCTGTCGTTCAGCCGGGGTGCCTGGATCGCGACGGCGGCCGGGGCCGCGGCCGTGCTCGTCCTGACGGGGCTCCGGCAGGCCGTCCGCGCTCTGGCGGTACTGAGCGCGGCCGGGGTGGTGCTCGTCGGGGGATGCGGGGTGGGCTCCGAGATGATCTCCCAGCGGCTCACCAGCATCACCGAGGTGACCAGCGCCCCCGACCGTTCGGTCAACGACCGGTACACCATGTGGGCGGCCGCGGTGGGCATGTGGCGCGAGCACCCCGTGGCGGGGGTCGGGCTCAAGGGCTTCCCCGCGCACCGGGACGGACACGCGTCGATCGCCCTTTCCTCCGGGAGCGACACGGCGGGGGCGGGGCAGACGTTCCGCAAGCAGCCGCTGCTTTCCCCCCACAACATGTATCTGCTCGTCCTCGGCGAGCAGGGACTCATCGGTTTCACGGCGCTGGTGGGCTCCTGGGCCGCATTGCTGGTGGGCGGGGTCCGCAGACTCGTGCTCGCCCGTGCCCGGGGCTCCGCGGCCGTCGACTGCGGTCTCGCCGCCGTCGGCCTGATGACCTGGCAGGCCGTCGACTTCGTGTACGCGGACATCGGCGGCCCGTCCACCGTGCTCACCGGAATCGTGCTCGGCCTGGCCGCGTGGTGGGCGCTGGCCGCGCCGGAGAGGACGTCGGCCGCGTGA
- a CDS encoding sugar transferase, whose amino-acid sequence MTTESAPAPRAAQATAVHRVASAIRPPRAGSGRASSPRAATSRRKRSSPLGLLAADGLALGLALVLVLVAHGPWPPGALLPQAAAQLLLNAYRGLYRTGLSPSALAELPALCGLAAVQWYVTTEALTAYDPGYGIGWQTLVCAVGAQTLLSCGGRAVVHRTRSRSAARNPQSTLVVGDGPVAHRVTAVLQEHTEYGLRPVGRVGRGARAEDASGAVGAAALPVLASTRDVGRAVIQNAVRHAVFTVPPESAPDGSALFELFVEHGCRVWLVTDQATFAPCRAVPGPDHLWGFAAHALHSGPHRPAGHRAKRVMDAVLASAALVVASPVMALCALAVRVCDGPGVVFRQERVGHYGRPFVLLKFRTLRPADAHESATRWNVSADRRMSRVGRFLRRTSLDELPQLWNVVRGDMSLVGPRPERPYFVAKFSRVHPGYRARHRMPVGITGLAQVHGLRGDTSIEDRARFDNRYIETWSLWQDVCVLARTAGSVFRLGGS is encoded by the coding sequence ATGACGACGGAGAGTGCACCGGCCCCCCGAGCCGCCCAGGCGACAGCCGTACACCGTGTGGCGTCCGCGATCCGTCCCCCGCGCGCCGGAAGCGGACGCGCGTCCTCGCCGCGGGCCGCCACGAGCCGGCGGAAGCGGTCGTCACCCCTGGGGCTCCTGGCCGCCGACGGACTGGCGCTCGGTCTCGCCCTGGTCCTGGTCCTGGTGGCCCACGGGCCGTGGCCACCGGGCGCTCTCCTCCCCCAGGCCGCCGCCCAGCTCCTGCTGAACGCCTACCGGGGCCTGTACCGGACCGGGCTGTCCCCGTCCGCCCTGGCCGAGCTGCCCGCCCTGTGCGGTCTCGCCGCGGTGCAGTGGTACGTCACCACCGAGGCCCTGACCGCCTACGACCCCGGCTACGGCATCGGCTGGCAGACCCTGGTCTGTGCGGTGGGCGCCCAGACCCTGCTGAGCTGCGGCGGGCGCGCGGTCGTCCACCGGACCCGGTCGCGGTCCGCCGCCCGCAACCCGCAGTCCACCCTGGTGGTGGGCGACGGGCCGGTCGCCCACCGGGTCACCGCCGTGCTGCAGGAGCACACGGAATACGGGCTGCGGCCGGTCGGCCGGGTGGGTCGCGGTGCCCGTGCCGAAGACGCTTCCGGGGCCGTGGGCGCGGCGGCGCTGCCCGTCCTGGCGTCCACGCGGGACGTGGGACGTGCGGTCATCCAGAACGCCGTGCGGCACGCCGTGTTCACCGTCCCCCCTGAGTCGGCACCGGACGGGTCCGCTCTCTTCGAGCTGTTCGTGGAGCACGGCTGCCGGGTGTGGCTGGTCACCGATCAGGCGACGTTCGCCCCGTGCCGGGCCGTTCCCGGACCGGACCATCTGTGGGGGTTCGCCGCCCACGCGCTGCACAGCGGACCGCACCGGCCGGCCGGCCACCGGGCGAAGCGGGTCATGGACGCGGTCCTGGCTTCGGCCGCCCTGGTCGTGGCGAGTCCGGTGATGGCGCTCTGCGCACTGGCCGTACGGGTATGCGACGGCCCCGGGGTCGTCTTCCGGCAGGAGCGGGTCGGCCACTACGGGCGGCCCTTCGTCCTGCTGAAGTTCCGCACCCTGCGTCCGGCCGACGCCCACGAGTCGGCCACCCGGTGGAACGTATCGGCCGACCGGCGGATGAGCCGCGTGGGCAGATTCCTGCGCCGTACGTCGCTCGACGAGCTGCCGCAGTTGTGGAACGTGGTGCGGGGCGACATGAGCCTGGTCGGACCGCGCCCCGAACGCCCTTATTTCGTCGCGAAGTTCAGCCGCGTCCACCCCGGTTACCGGGCCCGGCACCGGATGCCGGTCGGCATCACGGGGCTGGCCCAGGTGCACGGTCTGCGCGGTGACACCTCGATCGAGGACCGGGCCCGTTTCGACAACCGGTACATCGAGACGTGGTCCCTCTGGCAGGACGTGTGCGTCCTCGCCCGCACGGCGGGCTCCGTGTTCCGTCTCGGAGGCAGCTGA
- a CDS encoding glycosyltransferase family 4 protein — protein MLQKSFTEESRLTVLHLVQPVEGGVARVVTDLVTAQVRAGLRPVVACPPDGSLAARAAAAGARVCVWPAERAPGARLGREVATAGRLVRAYAPDVVHAHSAKAGLAGRLAVRNRVPTVFQPHAWSFEALEGRAADAAVAWERFGARWSDRILCVSESERRAGQRAGIAARWSVIHNGIDLDRFRPGGRDASASARAALPALAGVPAGAPLVVCVGRLSRQKGQDILLEAWRLTRAHGARLVLVGDGPSTAELRRTAPPGVLFAGASRDVRPWLHAADVVVLPSRWEGMALAPLEAMACGTPVLLTDVDGARESLPPGHVPHCLVPPRDPRALAAALTALLADPALRAELSRTAQGRARSRFDVSRTADAVLRLYQELVRQSRPMTSRPTTRKRTER, from the coding sequence GTGCTGCAGAAGAGTTTCACCGAGGAAAGCCGACTGACGGTCCTTCACCTGGTTCAGCCGGTGGAGGGGGGAGTCGCACGTGTCGTCACCGACCTCGTCACGGCGCAGGTGCGGGCAGGGCTGCGGCCCGTCGTGGCCTGCCCGCCGGACGGCTCACTGGCAGCGCGAGCGGCGGCGGCCGGGGCCAGGGTCTGCGTGTGGCCGGCGGAGCGCGCGCCCGGTGCCCGGCTGGGCCGCGAGGTCGCCACGGCGGGACGGCTGGTCCGCGCGTACGCGCCCGACGTGGTCCACGCCCACAGCGCGAAGGCCGGGCTGGCCGGGCGGCTGGCCGTGCGGAACCGTGTCCCCACGGTGTTCCAGCCGCACGCCTGGTCGTTCGAGGCCCTCGAGGGACGGGCCGCCGACGCCGCCGTGGCCTGGGAGCGTTTCGGGGCACGGTGGAGCGATCGCATCCTGTGCGTCAGCGAGTCCGAGCGCCGTGCCGGGCAGCGGGCGGGCATCGCCGCCCGCTGGTCGGTGATCCACAACGGCATCGACCTTGACCGTTTCCGGCCGGGTGGCCGGGACGCCTCCGCATCGGCCCGCGCCGCCCTGCCCGCGCTCGCGGGCGTTCCGGCAGGTGCTCCGCTGGTGGTGTGCGTCGGGCGCCTGAGCCGGCAGAAGGGCCAGGACATCCTGTTGGAGGCCTGGCGGCTGACGCGCGCACACGGCGCCCGGCTCGTCCTGGTCGGCGACGGGCCGTCCACGGCCGAGCTGCGGCGCACCGCACCTCCCGGGGTGCTGTTCGCGGGGGCGAGCCGGGATGTGCGGCCGTGGCTCCACGCGGCGGACGTGGTCGTGCTCCCCTCCCGCTGGGAGGGGATGGCGCTGGCCCCCCTCGAAGCCATGGCCTGCGGCACGCCGGTCCTGCTCACCGACGTCGACGGGGCCAGGGAGAGCCTCCCGCCCGGCCACGTCCCGCACTGCCTGGTGCCGCCGCGTGATCCGCGGGCGCTCGCGGCGGCGCTCACCGCTCTGCTGGCCGACCCCGCGCTGCGCGCGGAGCTGAGCCGCACGGCGCAGGGCCGCGCCCGGTCGCGCTTCGACGTGTCGAGGACGGCCGACGCGGTTCTGCGCCTCTACCAGGAACTTGTCCGCCAGTCCCGCCCCATGACGTCCCGCCCCACGACGAGGAAGCGCACCGAGCGATGA
- a CDS encoding lipid II flippase MurJ, with protein MSDTATEAAEKAPVPGARDAPVRPGRFLARAAAGAAGLTVVAAVLGLVRDQAVARLFGASHASDAFLIAWTVPEMAATLLIEDGMALLLVPAFSHALTRRAAAGHMEDPVRALVAGTLPRLAAALACAGALLAAGAPWAVGVLAPGLEDPALAVDCTRLTAVTVFTFGVTGYFSAALRAHGRFLAPAGVYIAYNIGIIGTTLALHSLWGVRAAAAGVAVGSVLMILTQLPTFVRLVLRGGTWVPRRRAERQGVTALLGATVLAPVVLFVVSRQSQVLVERFLASSLSEGAISHLNYAQKVAQLPMVLAMMICTVTFPVVARAMAAGDLEGARRRVERDLALAGTIVLLGTAMVFGYAPHIVEILFQRGAFDAADTAATAGVMRVYALGLLGHTLVGALCRPYFSAGRPTWFPLCAMATGLLVTTGAGLFLTGPLGVEGIAAANALGISTTAALMLLGLGSHAVAVRAGAVALSLCRPAAAAAVAGLAGCLTASSVPGPVLGLAAGCLLVPSAFLLTCLALRAPEAVHLLALIRQRFPHGR; from the coding sequence GTGAGCGACACCGCTACGGAAGCCGCCGAGAAGGCACCGGTCCCCGGAGCACGTGATGCTCCCGTACGACCCGGACGGTTCCTCGCCCGGGCGGCGGCCGGGGCCGCGGGACTGACGGTGGTCGCCGCCGTGCTGGGACTCGTACGGGACCAGGCCGTCGCCCGGCTCTTCGGTGCCAGTCACGCGAGCGACGCGTTCCTGATCGCGTGGACCGTGCCGGAGATGGCGGCCACGCTGCTGATCGAGGACGGGATGGCCCTGCTGCTCGTGCCCGCCTTCAGCCACGCGCTGACCCGGCGCGCGGCCGCCGGCCACATGGAAGACCCCGTCCGGGCCCTCGTCGCGGGCACACTGCCCCGCCTGGCCGCCGCGCTAGCCTGCGCGGGTGCGCTGCTGGCTGCCGGCGCACCCTGGGCCGTCGGTGTGCTGGCGCCCGGCCTGGAGGACCCCGCGCTCGCCGTGGACTGCACACGGCTGACGGCCGTCACGGTGTTCACCTTCGGCGTCACGGGGTACTTCAGCGCGGCTCTGCGGGCGCACGGCCGTTTCCTGGCACCGGCCGGTGTCTACATCGCGTACAACATCGGCATCATCGGCACGACGCTCGCGCTGCACTCCCTGTGGGGGGTGCGTGCCGCTGCCGCCGGTGTCGCCGTCGGCAGCGTGCTGATGATCCTGACCCAGTTGCCCACGTTCGTACGGCTCGTGCTGCGCGGGGGGACATGGGTGCCGCGGCGCCGGGCCGAGCGGCAGGGCGTCACCGCCCTGCTCGGTGCGACGGTCCTCGCGCCGGTCGTGCTGTTCGTGGTGAGCCGTCAGTCCCAGGTCCTTGTCGAGCGGTTCCTCGCCTCGTCCCTGTCCGAGGGGGCCATCTCCCATCTGAACTACGCGCAGAAGGTCGCGCAGCTGCCGATGGTGCTGGCGATGATGATCTGCACGGTGACCTTCCCGGTCGTCGCCCGGGCCATGGCCGCCGGGGACCTGGAGGGCGCCCGGCGCCGGGTCGAACGCGACCTGGCACTGGCCGGGACGATCGTGCTGCTGGGCACGGCGATGGTGTTCGGCTACGCCCCCCACATCGTCGAGATCCTCTTCCAGCGCGGTGCGTTCGACGCCGCGGACACCGCGGCGACGGCCGGGGTCATGCGTGTCTACGCCCTCGGGCTGCTCGGCCACACGCTGGTCGGGGCGCTCTGCCGGCCGTACTTCTCGGCCGGGAGGCCCACGTGGTTCCCGCTCTGCGCGATGGCCACGGGCCTGCTGGTCACCACCGGGGCCGGGCTGTTCCTGACCGGTCCGCTCGGCGTCGAGGGCATCGCGGCGGCCAACGCCCTGGGCATCAGCACCACCGCGGCGCTGATGCTCCTGGGGCTCGGGTCGCACGCGGTCGCCGTGCGGGCGGGAGCCGTCGCGCTCTCGCTCTGCAGGCCGGCGGCCGCGGCGGCGGTGGCCGGGCTCGCCGGCTGCCTCACCGCCTCCTCGGTTCCCGGCCCGGTGCTCGGGCTGGCGGCGGGCTGCCTCCTCGTCCCGTCCGCGTTCCTCCTGACCTGCCTCGCGCTCCGGGCTCCCGAAGCCGTTCATCTGCTGGCTCTCATCCGACAGAGGTTTCCCCATGGCCGCTGA